A region of the Candidatus Palauibacter scopulicola genome:
CGTCAGCTCGTGTCGTGAGATGTTGGGTTAAGTCCCGCAACGAGCGCAACCCTTGCCCTATGTTGCCAGCGGATCATGCCGGGGACTCATGGGGGACTGCCGGTGATAAACCGGAGGAAGGTGGGGATGACGTCAAGTCATCATGGCCCTTATGTCCAGGGCGACACACGTGCTACAATGGCCGACACAAAGGGCAGCAATACCGCGAGGTGGAGCGAATCCCAAAAAGTCGGTCCAAGTTCGGATTGGAGTCTGCAACTCGACTCCATGAAGCCGGAATCGCTAGTAATCGTAGGTCAGCCATACTACGGTGAATACGTTCCCGGGCCTTGTACACACCGCCCGTCAAGCGATGGAAGCTGGGGGTACCCGAAGCCGGTGGCCTAACCTTCGGGAGGGAGCCGTCGAAGGTAAACTCAGTGACTGGCGCTAAGTCGTAACAAGGTAGCCGTAGGGGAACCTGCGGCTGGATCACCTCCTTTCTAGGGAGATGTCCTTTCGATGAGAAAGGCACACCTGGACCTCCCGCAAGTCACTCACCTTCTTGTTCAACCTTCCGGCATCGTCGCCGGCCTGCTCCAGCCCGTGGTTCGCCCATGACGTTCAGGGCCGGTTTCGTCGCCATCGTCGGGCTTCCCAACGTCGGGAAGTCCACGCTGCTCAACGCGTTCCTCGGAGAACGGCTCGCGGCCGTCACGCCGCGGGCGCAGACGACGCAGCGGCGCCTCCTCGGGATTTACTCGGACGAAGCCGCGCAGGCCGTGTTCATCGACACGCCCGGCCTCCTGGAGCCCCGCTACACCCTGCATCGGTCGATGAGGGAAGAGGCGCTCTCGGCGCTGGAAGACGCGGATCTCGTGCTCGCCGTGACCGACGCGGGGTTCGAGCCGAGCCTCGACTGGGCCGTCGAGTTCGCGGATTCGGTGAGCGTTCCGAAGATCCTCTGCCTCAACAAGATCGACCGCCTCGCGGCACCGGGCATCGAGGAGATGCGGGCCCGATTCGCGGGTGGCGACTGGGACGGGGTATACGAGACGTGCGCCACGAGCGGCGAGGGGGTGCCGGAGTTGCTCGAAGCCCTGTCGGCGCGCCTTCCGGAGTCCCCGCCCCTGTACCCCGTGGATGAGCTCTCCGATGCGCCGGTCCGGCACTTCGTCGCAGAGATGATCCGGGAGACCTGTCTCGAGGAGTTGGCGGATGAGGTCCCTTACGCGGTGGCCGTCCGGATCGAGGAGTTCCGCGACCGCGAGGGGGGAAGGCCCACGTACATCGAGGCGCTGATCCACGTGGAGAAGGAGTCGCAGAAGGGCATCGTCGTGGGCGCCGGCGGAAGGACGATCCGCAAGCTCGGGACCCGCTCGCGCGTGAAGATCGAACGCTTCCTCGGGCGGCGGATCTATCTCCGGCTCCGGGTCAAGGTCCTCCCGAACTGGCGGAAGAAAACGCACCATCTTAGGGTGCTCGGTTTCCGGGTTCCGGCGCAGGAGAACTGATGCCCCTCGACGACAGACTGCTTGAGATCCTGGCGTGCCCGAAGTGCAAGGGCGAACTGGAGTACCGCGCCGGGGAGGGAGAGGAAGCCCTGCTCTGTCACCCCTGCCGCCTGAAGTTCGAGGTCGACGAGGGGATCCCGATCATGCTCATCGACGAGGCGAAGCCTCTCTGACCCCCGGAGAACGCAACCGAGGCCGCGGACGCTCGCGGCACCGCGGACGATCCGGGGGGCGCGAACGGTCCCGGGGCCGCGGGCGGATCAGCGGACGGCTGCAGCGGATCGAGAGCGGCGCGGGTTTCGTCATCCCGGACGAGGGGGGCGAGGACGTTTTCGTACGCGCCCGCGATCTCGGCACGGCCGTGGACGGCGACCTCGTCGCGGTGCGGATCGAAGACCGCGGACGGCGCGGGCCCCGCGGCACCATCGTCGAAGTGCTCGACCGGGCCCATCGTCGTGTCGTCGGCGTCTTCCGCGGCGAGCGCGGCCACGGCTGGCTCGCCGCCACCCGGCCGAAGCTCGGGATCGACGTGTTCATCCCGGCGCGCGACCGCGGAGAGGCCGAGTCCGGCGACCTCGCGCTCGTCGAGGTCACGGACTGGGGGGAAGAGGGTCCGGGCCCGGCGGGCCGCGTCGAACGCGTGCTCGGCCCCTCCGAAGATCCCGGCGTGGAGGTGCTCGCGATCCAGGTCGGGTACGGGATCCGCGATGCGTTCCCCGAAGCCGTCGAGGCAGCGGCGGCGGCCTTGGCCGCGCGCGGGATCCGGCCGGCGGATCTCAAGGGCCGGGAGGATTGCCGGAGCGACCGCGTGCTCACGATCGACCCCGTGGACGCCCGCGACCACGACGATGCCATCTCCATCGCGCGGCTCGCCGGGGGCGGGGCGCGGATCGGCATCCACATCGCGGACGTATCGCACTACGTGCGCGAGGGAGACCGGCTCGACGCGGAAGCCCGGGAGCGCGGCACGAGCGTATACCTGGTGGATCGGGTGCTCCCCATGCTCCCGCACGCGCTGTCGAGCGACGTCTGCTCGCTCGTGCCCGGCGAAGACCGGCTGACGCTCGCCGCCTTCCTCACCGTCGACCGCGGTGGAACGCTCTGCGGGACGCGCTTCGCACGGGCCGTCATCCGGAGCGCGCACCGGCTCTCCTACGAGGAGGCGCAGGAAGCGCTGGACGGCGAGCGTACGCCGGCGACGGAGCGGGATCCGGGCCTGCGCGGGGACCTTCGGGCGTTGCTCGAGGCGAGCCGTAGCTTCCGTCAGCGGCGCAGGGCGCGCGGGAGCCTCGACTTCGATCTGCCCGAGTCCCGGATCGTACTTGACGAGGAGGGGGCTCCCGTCGACGTGCGGCGGCGCGAGCGGCTCGACTCGCACCGGCTCATCGAGGACCTGATGATCGCGGCGAACGAAGCAGCGGCGAACTGGGCGATCGAGAAGGGGGTGCCCGTCCTCTACCGCATCCACGAGGAACCGAACCCCGAGAAGCTTGACGCGCTGCGCCTCCTGGCGGTCGAGTTCGGACTCTCCTTCCCGCAGCGGAAGCCGCGCCCGCGCGACTTCCAGCGCCTCCTCGACGCGGTGAAGGGCAGGGTAGAGGAGCCGGTCATCTCCGTTCAGGTGCTCCGGAGCCTCGCGAAGGCACGCTACGAGACGGACAACGAGGGCCATTTCGGGCTCGCATCGCCGGCGTACCTCCACTTCACCTCGCCCATCCGCCGCTACCCGGACCTCGTCGTCCATCGGCAGATGGCCCGATGGCTGGCGGAGCCGCGCAGCGCCCGCGACATCGACCGGGAATGGCTCTCGGCGACGGCCCGGCACGCTTCGGCGCGCGAAGAGAACGCGGCCCGGGCGGAGCGGGATTCGGTGGAACTCAAGAAGGTCGAGTTCATGGGCCGGCGCGTGGGCGACCACTTCGAGGGCACGATCAGCGCCACGGCCCGCTTCGGCTTCTTCGTCCGGCTCGACGCGTACGACATCGAGGGGCTCGTCCATGTGAGCCGCCTCGCGGGGGACCGCTACGTCCACGACCGGGCGAAGCATGCCCTCCGGGGCCGCCGCACGCGGAAGAGCTACCGGCTGGGGGATCCCGTGGAGGTGCAGGTCGCCCGCGTGGATCGCGGCGCCCGGCGGATCGATTTCGACCTCGTCTAGAAGCCCCGGCAAGGCCCCGCCGCCCGGCTCGGAAAGTTCGCCTTCCGGGGGGAAACGTGGTCTATTACCGCCGGTGCGGTTCCGAGACGGCACACGTCTCGCACGCCACGCAAACCTGACGCTCGAGCGAAGGGACGGGAGCCGGAAATGACGGAGTTGGCGAGACGGAAGGAACGCGCGGAGGCGCTGCGCAGCCGGCTCGATGAGCTACGGGGGTATCTTTGAGATCCCCGGGAAGCTGATCCGCATCGCGGAGCTCGAGAAGAGGATGGCGGCCCCCGACTTCTGGAACGACCGCGACGGCGCGAAAGAGGTCATCGACGAGGCGAACCTTCTCAAGAGCTGGACCCGTCCCTGGGCCGACGGGTCCGCCCGCGTGGACGACCTGCTCGAGATGGCGCTGCTGCTCGAGGGGGAAGACGACGCCGAGTTGGAGGCGGAACTCGAAGCGGGGCTCGCTCGGGCGGAAACGGAAGCCTCCCGCCTGGAGTCGCGGAACATGCTGCGGGGGGAGGACGCCCACCGCAGCGCGCTCGTCACGATCAACCCGGGCGCCGGCGGGACGGAGTCGCAGGACTGGGCGGAGATGCTCATGCGCATGTACCTGCGCTGGGCGGAGCAGCACGACTACGATGTCGAGGTCATGGACCTCCTCCCGGCCGAGGAAGCGGGCATCAAGTCGGCCACGCTCGATGTGGATGGCCAGTTCGCCTACGGGTACCTCTCCGCCGAACGGGGCGTCCACCGGCTCGTGCGCATCTCTCCGTTCGACTCGCAGGGACGCCGTCACACCTCGTTCGCCTCGGTCTTTGTCTATCCCGTCGTGGATGAGGACATCGAGGTCGCGGTCAACGATGAGGATCTCAGGGTCGACACCTTCCGCGCCTCCGGGGCGGGAGGCCAGCACGTGAACAAGACGGACTCGGCGGTGCGCATCACGCACCTCCCGACGGGCATCGTCGTCTCGTGCCAGCAGGAGCGCAGCCAGCACAAGAACAAGTCCAAGGCGATGAAGATGCTGCAGGCCGCCCTCTACCAGCGGGCCGTCGAGGAGCGGGAAGCGCGCCGGGCCGAATTGGAGGGGGCGAAGACGCGGATCGAGTGGGGCCGGCAGATCCGGTCGTACGTCCTGCAGCCCTACAAGATGGTCAAGGACCACCGGACGAACCTCGAGGTCGGCAACGTCGACGCCGTGCTCGACGGCGAGATCGACGGCTTCATCCAGGCGTTTCTCCAGGAATCCGGCAAGACGGACGCATGACGGGAATCCGGCAAGACGGGCTGGTGATCTGCCCCCCCTGCGGCTCCGCCTTCCCGGGACTCCGCGACGGCCTCTGTACCGACTGCTGGTACGCGTCGCGCGAGCGGCCGAAGCCCGTAAGGGACCGTTTCGCGAAACTCGCCCGGCTGCGCGAACTCGGCGTCGAGCCCTACGGCCAGGCCTTCGACCGGTCCCACGAGCTGCGCGAGGCCTTCGCGGCGTTCGAGGAGATGGAGACGGCGGACGACGGGGCGGCGGCCAATGGGGCGGCGGACGACGGGGACTCTCCAGAACTCGAGGGGGTCCGGGTGGCGGGCCGCATCCTCTCCTACCGCGATCTCGGAGGGAGCGCCTTCGCGCATGTCGGCGACCGCGACGGGAGGCTGCAGATCCACCTGCGGCGCAACCTCCTCGGCGATGAGGGCTCCGCGCTCATGGACCTGCTCGACCTCGGCGACTGGATCGGGGTCGAGGGGGCCGTCTTCCGGACCCGGCGCGGCGAAGTCACGGTGCGCGCGGAATCGCTCACCCTCCTGACCAAGACCCTCCGCCCGCTCCCGTTCGGCAAGGAGGAGGTCGGCGAGGATGGGGGGCGCGTCGTGCACAGCGGGTTCAGCGACCAGGCCTCGCGCTACCGGCAGCGGTACGCGGACCTGGCGGTGAACCCGGACGTCCGCGAGGTGTTCCGGATCCGGGGCAGAGTCGTCACGGAACTCCGCCGCTGGCTCGACGCACGCGGCTTCCTCGAGGT
Encoded here:
- the era gene encoding GTPase Era; this translates as MTFRAGFVAIVGLPNVGKSTLLNAFLGERLAAVTPRAQTTQRRLLGIYSDEAAQAVFIDTPGLLEPRYTLHRSMREEALSALEDADLVLAVTDAGFEPSLDWAVEFADSVSVPKILCLNKIDRLAAPGIEEMRARFAGGDWDGVYETCATSGEGVPELLEALSARLPESPPLYPVDELSDAPVRHFVAEMIRETCLEELADEVPYAVAVRIEEFRDREGGRPTYIEALIHVEKESQKGIVVGAGGRTIRKLGTRSRVKIERFLGRRIYLRLRVKVLPNWRKKTHHLRVLGFRVPAQEN
- a CDS encoding Trm112 family protein — its product is MPLDDRLLEILACPKCKGELEYRAGEGEEALLCHPCRLKFEVDEGIPIMLIDEAKPL
- the rnr gene encoding ribonuclease R, with the translated sequence MSGRLQRIESGAGFVIPDEGGEDVFVRARDLGTAVDGDLVAVRIEDRGRRGPRGTIVEVLDRAHRRVVGVFRGERGHGWLAATRPKLGIDVFIPARDRGEAESGDLALVEVTDWGEEGPGPAGRVERVLGPSEDPGVEVLAIQVGYGIRDAFPEAVEAAAAALAARGIRPADLKGREDCRSDRVLTIDPVDARDHDDAISIARLAGGGARIGIHIADVSHYVREGDRLDAEARERGTSVYLVDRVLPMLPHALSSDVCSLVPGEDRLTLAAFLTVDRGGTLCGTRFARAVIRSAHRLSYEEAQEALDGERTPATERDPGLRGDLRALLEASRSFRQRRRARGSLDFDLPESRIVLDEEGAPVDVRRRERLDSHRLIEDLMIAANEAAANWAIEKGVPVLYRIHEEPNPEKLDALRLLAVEFGLSFPQRKPRPRDFQRLLDAVKGRVEEPVISVQVLRSLAKARYETDNEGHFGLASPAYLHFTSPIRRYPDLVVHRQMARWLAEPRSARDIDREWLSATARHASAREENAARAERDSVELKKVEFMGRRVGDHFEGTISATARFGFFVRLDAYDIEGLVHVSRLAGDRYVHDRAKHALRGRRTRKSYRLGDPVEVQVARVDRGARRIDFDLV
- the prfB gene encoding peptide chain release factor 2 (programmed frameshift), whose protein sequence is MTELARRKERAEALRSRLDELRGYLEIPGKLIRIAELEKRMAAPDFWNDRDGAKEVIDEANLLKSWTRPWADGSARVDDLLEMALLLEGEDDAELEAELEAGLARAETEASRLESRNMLRGEDAHRSALVTINPGAGGTESQDWAEMLMRMYLRWAEQHDYDVEVMDLLPAEEAGIKSATLDVDGQFAYGYLSAERGVHRLVRISPFDSQGRRHTSFASVFVYPVVDEDIEVAVNDEDLRVDTFRASGAGGQHVNKTDSAVRITHLPTGIVVSCQQERSQHKNKSKAMKMLQAALYQRAVEEREARRAELEGAKTRIEWGRQIRSYVLQPYKMVKDHRTNLEVGNVDAVLDGEIDGFIQAFLQESGKTDA